In Candidatus Defluviilinea proxima, a single genomic region encodes these proteins:
- a CDS encoding NADH-quinone oxidoreductase subunit B translates to MGVEEKLGNMGIVTAKLEDLVNWSRTNAMWPMLFGLACCAIEMMAAQAAHYDMSRFGMEIMRASPRQSDLMIVAGRLSKKMAPVLRRLYDQMPEPKWVIAMGDCASCSGVFNNYALVQGVDEIVPVDVYVAGCPPRPEALIHAVVTLHEKVKGEKFIVKE, encoded by the coding sequence ATGGGAGTAGAAGAAAAACTTGGCAATATGGGCATCGTGACCGCGAAACTGGAAGACCTTGTCAACTGGTCTCGCACGAACGCGATGTGGCCCATGTTGTTTGGACTTGCTTGTTGTGCGATTGAGATGATGGCCGCTCAGGCCGCTCATTATGATATGAGCCGCTTCGGTATGGAGATCATGCGTGCCAGCCCGCGTCAATCGGACCTGATGATCGTGGCCGGTCGCCTTTCAAAGAAGATGGCGCCGGTGCTCCGCCGCCTCTATGACCAAATGCCCGAACCCAAGTGGGTGATCGCCATGGGCGATTGCGCCTCTTGCAGTGGTGTATTCAATAATTACGCCCTTGTGCAGGGTGTGGACGAGATCGTCCCTGTCGATGTGTATGTAGCTGGCTGTCCTCCGCGTCCGGAAGCATTGATTCATGCAGTGGTGACCTTGCATGAAAAGGTCAAGGGCGAGAAGTTCATCGTGAAGGAATAG